CTTACCATTATAGCACCAGGACTTCATTGCCTCCTCATGGCAACCCATGAGCCTGGAAGAAATCATACAGCAGTCCTGCTCTAGGCATTGCACATCCCCACATGacactgccccaggaagagccctgagcaatgtGTGAGAGACAGGATCTCCTCTCCCAAGGGTTGCGGGTCAGGGCTTGGCTCTTTGACTTAATAGAACACATCCAGGTTCAGTCAACATGAGagccatcttttcctttccttttcctccctgtcaTCACTGCCTCCAGTTTTCTGCTCTAACCACACCccagggaggctttgtcagtaatggtCCTCAGTGGGACCCATTAACGCTCCTTGAAAGTTTGGAGTTTGTATCTGACTTTGACGTCTTgagaggtttcttcaacttcctctcactgtctgaggttcatggagtcagcaccaaacccaccaGAGGGGTCATTAAAATGTCACCTTGagctggtcctgtgctgctgagctgggctgggctcctgggatggagggagctgtCATGGCAAGTGGGCAGCGCTGCAGaaagacagctctgcccaggagcagctcctctgcaaagcgcagcagggctgagggcactgcctgcaggcaccgacGGGAGACATGTGAGAAGGAGAGAGGTTAAGGGCAGTTCGGagtgggaggatgctgagagctcagtggaggagaaatcttcacagcccttgacaCGGTAAGTCTCTGTGTGCAGGGCAACGCAGCTGCAGTTCATGGAGGGATCTCCTAAAGCTGGCATAGCCCACAGCCTGCGGGATCTCTCTTTGgtgtagaggaggaggaggtgctccagagcagggcttccctgctgcaccatcagagggaCAGGACATGATGGCTGCCTTCTCCATGGGACGGCTGCAGAGGTGTgaagctgggtgtgcagccaggggtgcccagggctaTCCTTCCAAGCAGGGTCactgcaccccagggggctgtgtgctggggcaggggctctgccacctgccagggtcagcactcagcctgcccggggagctccccacagcgctgtggggagaagctgtgggtggaaggagcgaCCCCTgtcagggcagggtccttctgctgttgagagggtgctgcatgggtcagggctgctcacagctccagatcaccCCACGACATTGGCAGAGGCAGTATTTCAAGAGGCAGGTCAAGGCTGGGGCTACCTTAAGGATGAAGACCTTTCCAGGGTTTGTGATCTCACCTTTCTTctaagggaaaagggaaaggagatgtCAGGTTTGAATACGCACTGAGACTCCTGAACTGTTACACGGAGGGATCAGCACATCTGCAGAAGCCTCCTAAAGTGCCTTCCcccactcctctgcctccaggcagcaccagcatcacctttgCTTGCAGCACCAGTGCTGATCTGCCCTACTGCTTAGGACCTGCTAAGAGGGAGATGGGcctgggcagtgccctgctgccaggaggggtctgcagggccGAGCTGAGCAGAGAGCGGGTGGGATGggctctgtgagcactgagagggaggagacCTGGGGACAGAGAGCTCGcggcagggacagctccaggcagcagagagccaggCCACCCCTCTGCATcactctctgctcagctgcatggggaaagagagaagagtttggAGAAAGGGACTTTGAAACTGGACTCCTCTGAGGTCACTAAagtccagtttcttcttcacGTATGTTGTTAGTGAGGTTGTCCTCCGACAGAGAAAGGAGTAATAAGCACAGGGCACTTGTTCAGTcatgggcagagcagctctcctgacTGTGCATTAGGGCAGAGGGAGCCCATTTGTCCCTCAGGTCTCTGCAGTGTTCAGGCTGAGAGCAATGTGAAACACATTCACTTCTGCCCCTTCACAGGAAGTGCCTTCACTCAGCAGCACAAACCTGAGCTCACAAAAAAGAGCTGAACAAAGTTCccccaaagaaagagaagtaattTTGAGGGGATTTTTTGGGAAACAGCAGAGGATTGCTCAAAAAAGTGTGACTTAACTTGTCAATGTCTTCACCTCTTTCAACAGGCCCCATGCCCACAGTGAAGAAATGTCCAACAGGAGCTCCATCACggagttcctcctcctggcatttgcAGACACACgacagctgcagctcttgcacttctggctcttcctgggcatctacctggctgccctcctgggcaacggcctcatcatcaccgccgtAGCCTGCGACCACCGCCTCCACgcccccatgtacttcttcctcctcaacctctccctcctcgacctgggctccatctccaccattctccccaaagccatagccaattccctctgggacaaCAGGGCCATCTCCTACCAAGGGTGCATGGCccagctctgtttctttttcttttttgtgtcagctgagtattttcttctcactgtcatggcctatgaccgctacgttgccatctgcaaacccctgcactacgggaccctcctgggtggcagagcttgtgtccacatggcagcagctgcctggggcactGGGTTTCtctatgctgtgctgcacactgccaatacttTTTCAGTACCACTCTGTCAAGGCAATGTCCTggaccagttcttctgtgaaatcccccagatcctcaagctcgcCTGCCCAAATGCCTCCCTCAAGGAAATTCGCCTTCTTGTGGTTAGTGTCTGTTTATTCTTtggatattttgttttcattgtgctgtcctatgtgcagatcttcagggccgtgctgaggatgccctctgagcagggacggcacaaagccttttccacgtgcctccctcacctggccgtggtctccctgtttctgAGCACTGCGatctttgcctacctgaagcccccctccatctcctccccatccctggatctGGTGGTGGCTGTTCTGtattcggtggtgcctccagcagtgaaccccctcatctacagcatgaggaaccaggagctcaaggatgctcTGAAGAAACTCTTTGAACACAGactatttctttgtcattaaGGAATCCATCATCTTTATGTGACTCCCAGGGTATCTCAAGAAAAGTCAGGActatcttttgttcttttctttattttgtatttgggATTTATACCTGTCTGTGATaatattaattgcaaataaatagtaGTATGCTTCCCAATTCTTGACGttcaacatgtttttttctgaggaagtaTCCTAATGTACCTAAGGAAGCAGTTTCCTTGCATAAAtaaagaagccagcagaaaatccTGAGTTTGAGCTCCCATCCCTGCAAATCTTCTCTGGAGCTGGGGGACCAGCCTCAGCATGCAGAAGGAGTTAAATCACCAAAAGTCTGTGGCTCTCAGAGCCGCCCCttgtgtcagagctggcctcccTGCTAGCACCACCGTCACCAAAAAGGCTCCTCAGGGCAGGCCAGAAGGCCAGATGCCTCTTCCAAAGCTGGAATACACCCAAGGAGCTACTCTCTCAAAAGGACTTTTGTTCTTCTGATGTTCTTAATGGCTTCGGCGAGACAAGCTCAGAGTCCCAGGGGGATCTGTTAGGGACTGAGGGCTGGACCAAGTATTCCCTTCTTGGTAGCACAAGATCTAGTGCAGGCCTCCCTTGCCTTTTGTGACATTGCCGACTCcccttgctcctgcccagccccatctTTGGCTATTGAGCCATCaagggaagctggaaaaggGGCTCACCAGCAGTGAtccccatccagctggctctgctcggtACCCTGACCAGCATGGCCAGTGCAGGCTCACCCCGTGGCCAAAGGACACCACAGCCCCCTCACTCTGCAAAGTGCACCGCCAGcctggggccctgcagggagcatggggagggaagcaggaacaGGCGGCCAGGCCAGCACAGACACGCTTACGtggggaaaggctctctggagagcagggatgaatgtggagaagagcaaggcagcatatctgtgcctgcagggaggaatccATGAAAAAGAGcaacctctttctgcaggcactgcagGTGTTTATGGGGCAAGAATCCTCCTGTGCTGTATGTGACCAGTCAAGGCAAGTCAGGTGAACATCTCCTCCACTCGCTTGGCTGTAAGGCGAGCCTGGGAGGCACTGCCTCAGACAGCTCTGCATTACCCCTGAAGCTCATTGCATCCAGCTTTAACCACCTCAAAGGCCATGGCCTGGACCCTGAAGCTcctgctttttggtttggtcATCAGGGCAGCTGAATGCCACCTGTGACTCTTAAATACATGCCTGGTGGTTGTGGACAGCAAGGAGTTTCTCCTTGTGGTGCATTCCCATGTCCCATGGACTCTTCACTGGGAATTTGTCTGCCCTTGCTTTAGACAACCACTCTTTGGGTGTCTTTCCACTCTTGCTCCTAGAAGGTCCTCTTAGAGCTGACAGGGGGCCTTGACCCTCCTTCACTGGAATTGATCCTCGCAGCACTTTTAAAtcccttgcttccttccttgtcCTGGCCTCCAGGCACCTGGTCAGCCCTCCCACAGCCTGCCTCTTAGCTCCCTCCTGGGCTCTCCTTTCCAGGTGAACCCCCTCCAAGTTGAAGGC
This sequence is a window from Gymnogyps californianus isolate 813 unplaced genomic scaffold, ASM1813914v2 HiC_scaffold_31, whole genome shotgun sequence. Protein-coding genes within it:
- the LOC127028287 gene encoding olfactory receptor 14J1-like, with product MSNRSSITEFLLLAFADTRQLQLLHFWLFLGIYLAALLGNGLIITAVACDHRLHAPMYFFLLNLSLLDLGSISTILPKAIANSLWDNRAISYQGCMAQLCFFFFFVSAEYFLLTVMAYDRYVAICKPLHYGTLLGGRACVHMAAAAWGTGFLYAVLHTANTFSVPLCQGNVLDQFFCEIPQILKLACPNASLKEIRLLVVSVCLFFGYFVFIVLSYVQIFRAVLRMPSEQGRHKAFSTCLPHLAVVSLFLSTAIFAYLKPPSISSPSLDLVVAVLYSVVPPAVNPLIYSMRNQELKDALKKLFEHRLFLCH